One part of the Dysidea avara chromosome 10, odDysAvar1.4, whole genome shotgun sequence genome encodes these proteins:
- the LOC136237193 gene encoding probable serine/threonine-protein kinase DDB_G0271682 has protein sequence MEKKGTLERTTTMPTLRMNNDKAWVHVDASRRKTVSFPKKHHAYDVIPDLLPPKKPVNQTPLKLHDNQSQQREFSDVYALPPGLPSTSDYDRKPSPHDCLSPIYIAPPLLQFDQKGALPPETNNKDDEDSEGDEVGPYMQLLSVTSDEELVESACSQLHNSLTTIEKQLGRLQHAERSTTIIQLQQSVKNASGCFRTIVNGIQAKAQKGEEKLNDALKNASLSANKCKQLEEKMQQQQQIIQYLQSSMLEIKDQFSTTQQQIAGLRNMIAASRLWVVSKDQINIGEEIGRGAWATVYHATFQGKRVAAKMLHNTLLSSKRFLELFLREMDVAVLCQHKNIVTFVGATLGDSPVILMELMDTNLRNAYRQENNKIRISDHEMFRICHDIAAALNFLHTLSDPVIHRDVSSANVLLKQTNGKWLAKLGDFGTTKIQRLANTPCPGAAVYSAPESSDPSRHSTKMDVYSFGILFLECLARTFPYDNLDELRSHVQRYHPNYYNIIYHCINRDTEVRPTMHDIMINIDKLAYVPR, from the exons ATGGAAAAAAAAGGTACCTTAGAGAGGACAACCACGATGCCTACTTTGAGAATGAATAATGACAAAGCCTGGGTACATGTTGATGCAAGCCGAAGGAAGACTGTTAGCTTCCCAAAGAAACATCATGCCTATGATGTTATTCCTGACTTGTTGCCACCTAAGAAACCAGTCAACCAAACTCCTCTCAAACTTCATGATAACCAGTCGCAACAGCGAGAGTTTTCTGATGTGTATGCACTTCCACCAGGACTACCCAGTACATCGGATTATGATAGGAAACCATCACCTCATGACTGTCTATCACCAATCTATATTGCACCTCCACTACTGCAGTTTGATCAAAAGGGAGCTCTACCCCCTGAAACAAACAATAAAGATGAT GAAGACAGTGAAGGTGATGAAGTAGGACCATACATGCAACTGTTATCTGTAACTTCAG ATGAAGAGCTAGTTGAATCAGCCTGCTCACAATTACACAATAGCTTAACAACAATAGAGAAACAGTTGGGCAGGTTACAACATGCTGAGCGGTCAACTACTATCATACAACTACAACAGTCTGTAAAGAATGCCAGTGGATGTTTTCGCACAATAGTGAATGGTATACAAGCAAAAGCACAAAAGGGAGAAGAGAAGTTAAATGACGCACTAAAGAATGCATCATTGTCAGCAAATAAGTGTAAACAACTTGAAGAGAAaatgcagcagcaacaacaaataATACAATACCTACAGAGCTCAATGTTAGAAATCAAGGATCAGTTTTCTACCACACAACAACAGATAGCTGGTTTACGGAATATGATAGCAGCAAGCAGGTTGTGGGTGGTCTCCAAAGATCAGATTAATATTGGTGAAGAAATTGGGAGAGGGGCATGGGCAACTGTTTATCATGCAACATTTCAAGGCAAAAGAGTAGCAGCTAAAATGCTCCATAACACTCTCCTATCAAGCAAGAGATTTTTAGAATTGTTTCTGAGAGAGATGGATGTAGCTGTGCTTTGTCAACACAAGAATATTGTCACATTTGTAGGAGCCACACTTGGCGACTCCCCAGTTATTCTGATGGAATTGATGGATACAAATTTACGCAATGCATACCGACAAGAAAACAACAAAATCAGGATTAGTGACCACGAGATGTTCAGAATTTGTCATGACATTGCAGCAGCACTCAATTTCCTACACACACTTTCTGACCCCGTGATCCACCGAGATGTGAGCAGTGCTAATGTGTTGTTGAAACAAACCAATGGTAAGTGGCTTGCCAAGTTAGGTGACTTTGGAACTACAAAGATACAACGTCTGGCTAATACCCCCTGTCCTGGAGCAGCTGTTTACTCTGCCCCAGAATCCTCTGATCCTTCAAGGCATTCAACAAAAATGGACGTATACAGTTTTGGAATTCTTTTCCTGGAGTGTCTTGCTAGAACTTTTCCATATGACAACCTGGATGAACTAAGATCACATGTACAGAGATATCACCCTAACTACTACAATATCATTTACCATTGTATTAACAGGGACACAGAGGTCAGGCCTACTATGCATGACATTATGATAAATATTGACAAGTTAGCTTATGTACCAAGATAG
- the LOC136237191 gene encoding uncharacterized protein — MDEVTATRVPTLYMSTTEHHDGLPTVQLALRQCLKLLSNWFSLWRKWQKRIFLCNLVENCGVRQLKLLVTALEPILHVDFTTTFPMCTTQSDSSLKIQQSLVRKLTQLSLKEYYDTHPMMINSTSSTDNIMTPGTSIGLAKDGTSPVDAIITTKTKTLIVGDGQETLLPYPLPQLHRRHRVSLGSSSYDSEDFYSFKRKNWFSSKSSHLHDHKKSKSLDSNVLIKPPVSHLTEQFKEQLSTVSKWMLEWNEQQVSWIYVQIVKMCDPELLVYLAQCLFQKMKTIPDIDRLPDKLVMNILQYLDMPDLCNASQVCHRWNRLCNDPSLWRHQCRLLGRSSLHLMNRTNFAGTDWKQTYKELYFQRGKTPVVLQADDEETDEGESESFVQQHITSAAIKAQMTLRSMIELVKGNCSLDDMATTQEVFHKAPESAAAIRRRLRAERKAEEQQKEVAMQPQTSRELLDELLLGDKSSFMVLTPIPEKVDSKKVEKKKKRTRLYPPSNPYSLVTVAADIRTAVTSMDTRDEGLRALTLSGCLLQEDMTPQPGVVEPIPLMKRILTESGAVLCVQWDVRKIVIGTAEQSIQVNDMRSGRYVATLHGHKGGVHCLQFDHNIIISGSWDRTCIVWDVVHFNIITELMGHTECVSCLKFVDSTLVTGSHDRTFKVWDLSTFSCTATVNAHQGPITCLDYVDDVIVTGATDKYVKVWSCDSYSLLGVMTHHHPVTALTVSKLLCISGTCEGTITFWNLESYTKLFSCTLADSPYVTSLSLSAAQCYAAGTNGLLYEIDLATTVCTRKLKGHSTSINKVQAGNSKIVTVSDDQTVCVWYKSGAVPTQSSPDGVGSEVEFHTLPVQVFQP, encoded by the exons ATGGATGAAGTGACAGCAACTAGAGTGCCTACGTTGTACATGTCTACCACTGAACATCACGATGGTCTTCCCACAGTACAGCTAGCACTGAGGCAGTGCCTGAAACTGCTCTCAAACTGGTTCTCGTTATGGCGTAAATGGCAAAAAAGAATTTTCCTGTGCAACCTAGTGGAGAATTGTGGTGTTAGACAACTAAAGTTGTTGGTTACAGCTCTGGAGCCAATCCTTCATGTAGACTTTACCACAACCTTCCCCATGTGTACAACACAATCTGATAGCTCACTGAAAATCCAACAGTCACTAGTACGCAAGCTTACCCAGCTCAGTTTAAAAGAGTATTATGACACACACCCGATGATGATCAATAGCACATCTAGTACAGATAATATCATGACACCAGGGACTTCAATAGGATTAGCTAAGGATGGAACAAGTCCTGTAGATGCTATTATTactactaaaactaaaacacttATAGTTGGTGATGGGCAAGAGACTTTATTGCCATATCCTCTGCCTCAACTTCATCGCAGACACAGGGTATCATTAGGATCAAGCAGTTACGATAGTGAAGATTTTTATTCATTTAAACGTAAGAACTGGTTCTCCAGTAAAAGCAGTCACTTACATGATCATAAGAAAAGCAAAAGTCTTGATAGTAATGTTCTAATTAAGCCACCGGTGTCACACCTAACTGAACAGTTTAAAGAACAACTGTCTACAGTGTCCAAG TGGATGTTGGAGTGGAATGAACAGCAGGTGTCATGGATCTATGTTCAAATTGTCAAAATGTGTGATCCTGAATTACTAGTATATTTGGCACAATGTCTTTTTCAAAA AATGAAGACTATCCCAGACATTGATAGGTTACCTGATAAACTTGTGATGAATATACTACAATACCTGGACATGCCTGATCTCTGTAATGCTTCACAG GTATGTCATCGTTGGAATAGACTGTGTAATGATCCAAGCCTGTGGAGACACCAGTGTAGACTATTAGGGCGTAGCAGTCTTCACTTGATGAATAGAACTAACTTTGCTGGTACAGACTGGAAGCAAACTTATAAAGAACTCTATTTTCAAAGAGGAAAAACCCCAGTCGTACTACAGG CTGATGATGAGGAAACAGATGAGGGAGAATCAGAATCATTTGTACAACAACATATCACCAGTGCAGCAATTAAAGCACAAATGACACTTCGGTCCATGATTGAACTAG TGAAAGGAAATTGCTCCCTGGATGACATGGCTACAACACAAGAAGTGTTCCACAAAGCTCCTGAGAGTGCTGCTGCCATTAGGAGGAGACTTAGGGCTGAGAGAAAGGCTGAGGAACAACAGAAAGAAGTAGCAATGCAGCCACAAACTTCTAGGGAATTGCTTGATGAATTGCTATTAGGGGATAAATCTAG TTTTATGGTATTAACACCGATTCCTGAAAAAGTAGATAGTAAAAAGGTGGAGAAAAAGAAGAAACGAACTAGACTTTATCCTCCTAGCAACCCTTATAGCTTAGTAACAGTAGCAGCTGATATAAGAACTGCTGTGACATCAATG GACACACGTGATGAAGGATTACGTGCTCTGACACTTTCTGGTTGTCTATTACAAGAGGACATGACACCTCAACCTGGAGTAGTTGAGCCCATACCACTAATGAAGAGAATACtg ACTGAGAGTGGTGCGGTACTATGTGTACAATGGGATGTGAGAAAAATTGTTATTGGTACAGCAGAGCAGTCCATACA GGTTAATGATATGAGGAGTGGCAGATATGTTGCTACTTTACATGGACACAAG GGTGGTGTGCATTGTCTACAGTTTGACCACAACATTATCATCTCTGGATCATGGGACAGGACCTGCATA GTGTGGGATGTGGTTCACTTCAACATCATCACTGAGTTAATGGGTCATACTGAATGTGTCTCCTGTCTGAAGTTTGTTGACAGTACCTT GGTGACAGGATCACATGACCGCACATTTAAAGTGTGGGACCTCAGCACATTTTCTTGCACAGCAACAGTTAACGCTCATCAAG GCCCCATCACATGTTTGGACTACGTTGATGATGTGATAGTAACAGGAGCTACTGATAA ATATGTTAAGGTATGGAGCTGTGACTCATACTCTCTACTTGGTGTGATGACTCATCATCATCCAGTAACTGCATTAACA GTGAGTAAGCTGTTGTGTATTAGTGGCACATGTGAAGGTACCATCACATTTTGGAATCTGGAGTCCTATACTAAATTGTTTAGTTGTACACTGGCTGATAGTCCATATGTGACatcattgtcattgtcagctGCTCAGTGCTATGCTGCTGGAAC AAATGGACTGCTCTATGAGATTGATTTGGCTACTACAGTGTGCACACGTAAGCTGAAGGGTCATAGCACCTCAATCAACAAGGTACAGGCCGGGAACAGTAAGATAGTGACAGTATCCGATGATCAAACTGTCTGTGTGTGGTATAAGAGTGGAGCTGTTCCTACACAG TCGTCACCTGATGGAGTTGGCAGTGAGGTGGAGTTTCACACACTTCCAGTACAAGTGTTCCAACCATAG
- the LOC136237195 gene encoding sphingolipid delta(4)-desaturase DES1-like translates to MGGQVSRDEFEWVYTQHPHVDRRKIIIEKYPEIKKLMGPDPDFKYVVTAMVVFQFMSVLYISQLSWFWVVLLAYCLGGVINHSLTLAIHDISHNVTFGNYYPISNRLFGMLANLPLGVPMSVTFKRYHIEHHRFQGTDGYDTDLPTEFEGKFFHSTGAKIVWLFCQSLFYAFRPMAVRPKAPTVLEIVNLLVQLVYDAVIFYCCGVKGVFYCVGGTLLALGLHPMSAHFIAEHYMFKLGYETYSYYGPWNYITFNVGYHMEHHDFPYIPGSRLPEVKRIAAEFYDDLPQHVSWTQVIWDFLFDPDMGPYSRVKRNYDDVFVNKPVENPKLLGENTAELMQQVKQRKHHNGLHDGNFDAESGNGQIKVNNELETE, encoded by the exons ATGGGCGGGCAAGTGTCTAGAGATGAATTCGAGTGGGTATACACCCAACATCCTCACGTTGATCGGAGGAAGATCATCATCG AGAAGTATCCTGAGATCAAGAAGTTGATGGGACCTGATCCAGACTTTAAATATGTCGTGACAGCAATGGTGGTGTTCCAGTTTATGTCAGTGTTATACATCTCCCAGTTGTCATGGTTTTGGGTTGTCTTACTGGCGTACTGTCTCGGTGGAGTTATCAACCATTCACTAACTCTGGCCATCCATGATATCTCTCATAATGTCACTTTTGGAAATTATTATCCAATTTCAAACAGGCTCTTTGGTATGCTGGCTAACTTACCACTTGGTGTTCCAATGTCTGTGACATTTAAACGTTATCATATTGAGCATCATCGATTTCAAGGCACTGATGGTTACGATACTGATCTGCCTACGGAATTTGAAGGAAAGTTTTTCCATAGCACTGGAGCTAAGATTGTATGGCTGTTTTGTCAATCACTATTCTATGCATTCAGACCAATGGCCGTCAGACCTAAAGCCCCTACAGTATTGGAAATCGTCAACTTGTTGGTCCAACTTGTGTACGATGCAGTCATATTTTACTGCTGTGGAGTAAAAGGTGTATTCTATTGTGTCGGTGGCACTTTGCTAGCATTAGGCTTACACCCAATGTCAGCCCATTTCATTGCTGAACACTACATGTTCAAACTAGGATATGAGACATACTCTTACTATGGGCCTTGGAACTACATCACCTTTAATGTTGGGTATCATATGGAACATCATGATTTCCCATATATTCCTGGTTCAAGACTACCTGAAGTGAAGCGTATTGCAGCAGAGTTCTACGATGATCTACCTCAGCACGTATCGTGGACACAAGTGATATGGGACTTTCTGTTTGATCCTGATATGGGACCATACTCTCGTGTGAAGCGTAACTACGATGATGTGTTTGTCAACAAGCCAGTAGAGAATCCTAAACTGTTAGGAGAGAACACAGCAGAGTTGATGCAGCAGGTAAAGCAGAGGAAACATCATAATGGATTACATGATGGTAACTTTGATGCTGAAAGTGGTAATGGACAAATTAAAGTGAACAATGAACTTGAAACTGAGTAA
- the LOC136237197 gene encoding sphingolipid delta(4)-desaturase DES1-like, protein MGGQVSRDDFEWVYTQHPHVDRRKIIIEKYPEIKKLMGPDLNLKYIVIAMVMFQFISVLYISQLSWFWVVLLVYCLGGVINHSLTLAIHEISHNFAFGNYNPLLNRLFGMVANLPLGVPISITFKHYHLEHHRFQGTDGIDTDIPTEFEGKFFHNTATKIVWMFLQPLFYSLRPMVVRPKPPSALEIINLLVQLVYDAVIFYYCGVKGVFYCIGGLLIPLGLHPMAAHFIAEHYMFKRGYETYSYYGPWNYITFNVGYHMEHHDFPYIPGSRLPEVKRIAAEFYDDLPQHLSWPQVIWDFLFDPDMGPYSRVKRNYNDVFVNKPAENPKLLGENTAELMQQLKQRKHHNGLHDGNFDADSSNGQVEVNRELETE, encoded by the exons ATGGGAGGACAAGTATCTAGAGATGATTTCGAATGGGTATACACCCAACACCCTCACGTTGATCGGAGGAAGATCATCATAG AGAAGTATCCTGAGATCAAGAAGTTGATGGGACCTGATCTGAACTTAAAATACATTGTAATAGCGATGGTGATGTTCCAGTTTATTTCAGTATTGTACATCTCCCAGTTGTCATGGTTCTGGGTTGTCTTACTTGTGTACTGTCTCGGTGGAGTTATCAACCATTCATTAACTCTGGCTATCCATGAGATCTCTCATAATTTTGCTTTTGGAAATTACAATCCCCTTTTAAACCGTCTGTTTGGTATGGTGGCCAATTTACCACTGGGTGTGCCGATATCCATAACTTTTAAACATTATCACCTGGAGCATCACCGTTTTCAAGGAACTGATGGTATTGATACTGATATACCGACAGAATTTGAAGGAAAGTTTTTCCACAACACGGCAACTAAGATTGTGTGGATGTTCTTACAACCTCTCTTCTATTCACTTAGACCAATGGTTGTCAGACCTAAACCCCCGTCAGCACTGGAAATTATCAACTTGTTAGTCCAACTTGTGTATgatgcagtaatattttactACTGTGGAGTAAAGGGTGTATTCTATTGTATTGGTGGTCTTTTAATACCACTAGGCTTGCACCCAATGGCAGCCCATTTCATTGCAGAACACTACATGTTTAAACGAGGATATGAAACATACTCTTACTATGGGCCTTGGAACTACATCACTTTTAATGTTGGGTATCATATGGAACATCATGATTTCCCATATATTCCTGGTTCAAGACTACCTGAAGTGAAGCGTATTGCAGCAGAGTTTTATGATGATCTACCTCAGCATTTATCATGGCCACAAGTGATATGGGACTTCTTGTTTGATCCTGATATGGGACCATACTCTCGTGTGAAGCGTAACTACAATGATGTGTTTGTCAACAAGCCAGCAGAGAATCCTAAACTGTTAGGAGAGAACACAGCAGAGTTGATGCAGCAGTTAAAGCAGAGGAAACATCATAATGGATTACATGATGGTAACTTTGATGCAGATAGTAGTAATGGGCAAGTTGAAGTGAACAGAGAGCTTGAAACTGAATAA